From the Campylobacter volucris genome, the window ATGCAAATTTATAATTTCTCTACTACCAGTATCTAAAGTAACTGTATTTACACCTCTAGCTAAGGTTTGTAAATTTGCATCTTTACCTACAATGGCTCTAAATTTATCCATCATATCAAATGCATTTTCATTAAGATAAAAAAACAAACTCTGAAATCTTGCTCCACCACCAAATTCAAAATGGGTAATTCCAGCTTCTTTAGCCACCTCTAAAGCAGGAAAAAAATCTTCCATTAAAACCCTAGCACCATAAACAGACTGAAACCCGTCTCTAAAAGTAGTGTCCATTACATCAATCAATTTTTTAGCCATCATTTTTCCTTAAATATTAATAATTATAACTCCAATTTTCTTAAACATAAACTTTATAAAATTTGATTTAACATAATGATAACGATTGCTAATGGAGCAATAAATTTCAACAAAAAATACCAAATTTCAAACACTATCTTGCTCATAAATTTAGAAAATACTTTATAAATACTTTCTTTATCTACAAAAAATCCAACAAATATCGCGCTAGCTAATGCACCAAGTGGCAACATAAAATTAGAAGTTAATTTATCCAAAATATCAAAAAAACTCAATCCAAAAAAGCTAAAATGCTCTCCATAAGCACCACTAAAAGATAAAATACAACCCAACCCCAAAATAAACACAACAATACCAATAAACACCAAAGCTTTAAATCTAGAAATTTGATATTCATTAACAAGATAAAAAGTAAAAGGTTCTATCATAGAAACTGCTGAAGTAATACCTGCAAAAAATAAAGCTAAGAAAAAATAAAAAGCTAAAAAGTTGCCAAAATAACCACCTAAATTTGAAAATAAAGTAGTAAGTGAAATAAATACAAGCCCAGCTCCTTCAGCAGGATTTGCATTAAATTTAAATATAAAAGTAAATACTATAAGCCCCATCATAAGACCTATACAAATATTTAAAATCACTACAACAATAGAACTTGTAATTAAATTAGTATCATCTTTTAAAGAAGCTGCGTAGGTTGTAATGCAACCTATACCCAAACATAAAGTAAAAAATGCAAGTCCTAAAGCTGTAAGTATGGAATTTAAACTGATTTTAGAAAAATCAGGATAAAAAAGATAAGCAAAAGCTTGTTTAAAACCATCTTGAAAAAAGCAATATCCAAGTAACAAAACAAGCATGATAAACAAACTTGGCATAATCCAAATATTTAATTTTTCTATACCGCTTTTAACACCTTTTGATACCACAAATAAAGTAAGAAAAAAAGCAATCAAAAAATACATACTACTTTCTAAAATACTATTTTGTATCAAAGTTCCAAATAAAGCTCCTGCCTCATCGGTATTGCTTGGTAAATGATAGATTGAAGTGACCATATATTTTAAAACCCAACCCATAATCACCAAATAAAATGACAAAACAAAAACACCACCTAGCATAAAAAATCCAGCAAATTTCCATTTTTGAGGGTATTTTAAAGCTAGACTTTTATAAGCATTCGCAGGATCTTTTTGACTAAGTTTTCCCATAGCAATTTCAGCTAAAAATATGCAAAATCCTATGCTTATGGTTAAAAGTAAATATAACAACACAAAAGCAAATCCGCCATTTTGTCCTACCAAGGTTGGGAATTTCCAAGCATTTCCAAGCCCTATAGCACCACCTGCTACTGCTAGTACAAATCCTATTTTAGAAAATTTATCATTCACTTTTAATCCTTAGAAAAAAATTTGTCTTGCCATAATCACAATTACTGCCAAAGGTGAAATAAATCTTAAAAAGATATACCAAATTTCAAAAAATATTCCTTTCATATAAGGATTAAACAAATTTTGTAAAGTTTCTTTTTTAAGCACAAAACCTACAAAAAATGCCGTGATTAAAGCAGAAATTGGCATCAAAAGATTTTGTATAAAAAAGTCTAAGATATCAAAAAAACTTTTTCCAAAAAAGGTTAAACTTTCAGAACTTGGAGCATAAAAAGAAAGTATAGATAAACTTCCTAGAAAATACACTATAAAGCCAACATACATTAAAGCTTTTTTTCTTGAAATTTGATAACGATTGATAAGATAAAAAGTAAAAGGCTCTATCATGGAAATTGCTGAAGTAATACCTGCAAAAAATAAAGCTATGAAAAATGCTACTGCTAGGATATTACCCAAAAGTCCTAATTTTGCAAATAAAGTTGTTAAAGATATAAAAATCAATCCTGGACCCTGCTGAGTAGGATCAGCACCAAATTCAAAAATAAAAGTAAATACAATAAGTCCCATTATAATGCCGATGATAGTGTTGATGATAATAATATTAAAAGCACTGCTTATAAAATTTGTTTTATCAGGCAAACTCGCAGCATAGGTTAAAATCACACATACTCCTAAAGACATACTAAAAAAAGCAAGTCCTAAAGCATCTAGTATAGAAGAAACGCTTAATTTTGAAAAATCTGGTGAAAATAAAAATTCACTTGCTTTAGAAAATCCATCCATACTAAAAGAATATCCAAGCATTAAAATAAGCAATATAAATAAACTTGGCATCATCCAAACATTAAGTTTTTCTATACCACTTTTAACACCTTTTGATACTACATAAAAAATTACTATAAACACAAAAGTAAAACATATAAATTGAGACAAAACATCTTTAGAAAGTAAATTTCCAAAGATAGCTCCTGCTTCATCGGTATTGCTTGGAAGTGTGAAAAATCCTAAATAAGCATATTTTACAATCCACCCTATAACAACACTATAAAAAGAAACTAAAATAATAGCCCCTAACATAAAAAAACCAGCCCAAGACCATGCTTTTTTATTTTTTGGCGCTAAAGAATGATAAGCATTTACAGGATCTTTTTCGCTTAATTTTCCTATGCTAAGTTCAGCTAAAAAAATCACAAAAGCTACCCCGATAGTCAAAAGCAAATATACTATTACAAAAGCTGAACCACCATTATTTCCCACCAAGGTCGGGAATTTCCAAGCATTTCCAAGTCCTACAGCAGAACCAGCTACAGCTAATATAAATCCTATCTTAGAAAATTTATCATTCATTTTTTATCCTCAAAGAAAAAGTTGTTTTATCATAATAAACACGACTGCCAAAGGTGAGATAAATCTCACAAAAAAATACCAAATTTCAAAAAATATTCCTTTCATATAAGGATTAAACAAATTTTGTAAGGTTTCTTTTTTAAGCACAAAACCTACAAAAATAGCTCCAAACAATCCACCCAAAGGCATCATCAAATTCGAAGCAATAAAATCAAGTATATCAAAAAAACTTTTTCCAAAAAATTCTAAAGAATCTTTACTCCACTCAATACCTGAAAATATACATAAGCTTCCTAAAATA encodes:
- a CDS encoding sodium-dependent transporter, which encodes MNDKFSKIGFVLAVAGGAIGLGNAWKFPTLVGQNGGFAFVLLYLLLTISIGFCIFLAEIAMGKLSQKDPANAYKSLALKYPQKWKFAGFFMLGGVFVLSFYLVIMGWVLKYMVTSIYHLPSNTDEAGALFGTLIQNSILESSMYFLIAFFLTLFVVSKGVKSGIEKLNIWIMPSLFIMLVLLLGYCFFQDGFKQAFAYLFYPDFSKISLNSILTALGLAFFTLCLGIGCITTYAASLKDDTNLITSSIVVVILNICIGLMMGLIVFTFIFKFNANPAEGAGLVFISLTTLFSNLGGYFGNFLAFYFFLALFFAGITSAVSMIEPFTFYLVNEYQISRFKALVFIGIVVFILGLGCILSFSGAYGEHFSFFGLSFFDILDKLTSNFMLPLGALASAIFVGFFVDKESIYKVFSKFMSKIVFEIWYFLLKFIAPLAIVIIMLNQIL
- a CDS encoding sodium-dependent transporter is translated as MNDKFSKIGFILAVAGSAVGLGNAWKFPTLVGNNGGSAFVIVYLLLTIGVAFVIFLAELSIGKLSEKDPVNAYHSLAPKNKKAWSWAGFFMLGAIILVSFYSVVIGWIVKYAYLGFFTLPSNTDEAGAIFGNLLSKDVLSQFICFTFVFIVIFYVVSKGVKSGIEKLNVWMMPSLFILLILMLGYSFSMDGFSKASEFLFSPDFSKLSVSSILDALGLAFFSMSLGVCVILTYAASLPDKTNFISSAFNIIIINTIIGIIMGLIVFTFIFEFGADPTQQGPGLIFISLTTLFAKLGLLGNILAVAFFIALFFAGITSAISMIEPFTFYLINRYQISRKKALMYVGFIVYFLGSLSILSFYAPSSESLTFFGKSFFDILDFFIQNLLMPISALITAFFVGFVLKKETLQNLFNPYMKGIFFEIWYIFLRFISPLAVIVIMARQIFF